TCGAGAGAGGATTTTTTCTAGTGAAGTCATTGGTGCATACTTTGGGGTTTTTTTATTGTGGTTCTCTTAATCGCGAATCTTGTGACTCTGATAACCGGTGATAGAAAGCAAGCAACCATGATGGATACTAATGTGAAATCTCAAACGAAGGGGCCGACCCAGTTGGCGGTGAAGTTGTTGGGAGATGATGGCCTGCTCCAGGGCTTGAAGGGTGCCATAAGCGTCGTGGAGGTGGGGGTTCTTGAAGGAGATGGATGGGTTAATGGCGATGTTCTAGCCAAACTCATTGAGGCAACGGAGGAGGTGATGGTCCTGGGTGTGGCGGGTGGTGGCTCCATCGGCGGCAATGGAGAGTATGGTGAACAAGGAGAACGCGTGTGAAAAGAATTTCAGAGGAACAAAGTCATATTACACAACTATCTATTCACAagagctgatttttttttttaaatgtcacattagataaaaatttaattataaaaatcatgtAATTTTTATGGTTGGAATTTTTGTTAAAAGCATTTAcatgatcgtttttttttttttccaatttgataTTTAAGTGGGTCGGCGaacaaatttaatattaaagtAAGTGTCGTACATAACTTTTAACATTTTGAAATCATTTGGGGAACCAAAATATGAATTATCAtccaaaatttaatataaaaaatcagaTGCGAATTCGTATACtgtgaaaattttagaacttacgTGGTAGGGAGATGTTAAATATAATCCATCCATAGTAGGGATCTCACCTCAGGGTGAGAATGAGTTCGAGTCTCCGGATGCCCGCAACTTAAGTGgggtctgttttttttttttggtgggcaAAGTTCTAAGGGTTTACATCTAAATAACCGCTTACGGCGAGACCTCACGGGTGGGGGTCTTAGAGGTGGAGGGGTGGTTTATTGGGGGTCTCAGAAGTGATTTACTAGGCAACCCTCAAGGGTTTAGTCTAAATAGCATCTTACGGCGAAGCCCCACAAGTAGGGATTTCAAGAGTGATTTACTGGACCAGCCCCCAagagtttacatctaaatagtGGCTTGTGGTGAGGCTCCACAAGTGGGGTCTCGAGATGATATACTATGTTACGTTTAGGTCTAAATAGCAGCTTGTAGAGAGGCTCTACCAGTCCTACTGAGCACTAGAGGGTCATCTAATCCCGGCGATCTTTGGCGGCCCctcggtcataaaaaaaaatgttaaatttatcttctttttttaaaatttagatcgagtgaaaaagtttttttttttttttcaaaaaagaagggTAAAAAAAAGTGTATCTAAGATATTCTCCTGGTCGGTTatattgtacttttttttttttttgagaaggGGTTATATTGTACTTGAAGTGGAAGCATATATTGCCTTTCAGCAAAAGAGGAACCCAATTCCCCTCCTCGGACAGGACCCAACTTGGATTTGGCCGCATCGGAGCACAAGCCAGCAACCACAATTGACGCCAAAGTTCGAAACTTTACAAGCGAAAACGAGAAGCCGCCTCTCCCCTCGCTGCGTCCTTGGTCGATCGGTTCTTCCGGCCTCGTCGGAACCCACGAGCAGTTTAAGCTCGTGATCTGCGGACCTCGATAATGGCGGAGAAACCCCAGCCCGTCAAGGTCCTGTACTGCGCCGCCTGCTCGCTGCCCGCCGAGTACTGCGAATTCGGCCCCGATTTCGAGAAATGCAAGCCCTGGCTCGTCAAGAACGCCCCCGAGCTCTACCCAGATCTTCTCAAAGGTGGGAAATTTTTGTCGACCCTTTTCCTGTCTTTCTTTTTTAGAGATTTTGGGTCTTGTTTATGATCTTGGGTTCTGGGGTTGTGGGTTTTTGGGGGATTGTTCGCATCCTTCGTGGGTTTCTTCTTTGGTACGAGCTGGGAAACGTGGGATGTTTCGATGGTGATGtgggttttttgttttttatttatttatttttttggcttttgtgtGATTGTGGTGATTGATGTGCAGAGGAGGAGGCTGATAAGGTGTCTGAGCAGCTCCAGTCGGTCGGAATCTCCTCTGGCGGCGGCAGAGATGGTGCCACCGCTTCCACCGCCCCTACCGGTgagctttttctcttcttttcacatAATTCTTCTGAGGGGAAGAAAAGGTTTGAGGGTTATCATCTCCAAGCATTACTGGACGGATTGGTTTTGAAGGGGCCTAGTAGAGGAACATAAAGCTTGTGGCTAGCGTGGCTGTTTATTGGATTGATTTGCAAAGTCTATTCAAATATGGATGGAAAAACTAATGACTCGATTCGCTCCAAAATATGATTAGCATGTCTGCAAATCTTAAAACTGTGAGCAGGCTTTGTGAAATCCTGGTTTATTACGGTCCGTAGATTGCCTTTCTTCAGTAGAATGCAAAGTCTATTTTGGAGGAGTGAACTCATTGAACAATGACAGTACTGTGGTTGTGACTTGCTAGATGAATTCCATCTCTAGGTGGCAGCATCTTTCTCTTTCAATGAGTGTCATTATTTTAACATATGTATGTTTTTTAGTCGGATAGAGTAAATTTGCTAAACTTCATCATATCTTTCCCACTTCAGGGAATTCTTCTTCGAATAAGCCAGAAGAAGTGAAACGTCTCCCTGGCGGAAAAGTTAAGAAGAAGGTAAGACACTGAATATGGATCTCGGTGCATTGAACCTTAGTCATGGTGGAGTCATTTCTCTTGGTGATTTATCCTGAGTAATTTTGCCTAGTTGTTTCAAAGTGAGTCCTTCAGAAATTTTCTTAGAGATGCAACATTTATCTGTATTAGATTCTTGTAATTCCTTTTAGAGGACGGTTTATTCTTTTTCCTGATTAGACACATCTACCAGTTTGATTGACATCTTTGTATCTTTTATTGTTGTTCTATTTGCTATAAAGTTTTGATCTCGTGAGCAGAAATTTGTGATACTTCTTGCAAACTAGGGATGGCATGGGTTTGCTATCAGTTGCGATTCGCCCATTGCTCTCATGTCTTGAGTTACTATCCTCATCTTTCTTTCTCACGGAGGAGACCTGGTTTTATAGTGTGCTTGGTGCATTGTGTCTATGTACGAGCATGCATGCATGTGTGTATTTTTGGCCATTGATTGTATACCATATATGAGGTTCAGTACAAATATAGAATAACAAATGGCCCGCCCTTTAATCTAAAATATATTTCTCGTGCCTTAATTGCTTGCTGGTATTTATCAGTTATACTGTTCTCTTATCTCTTATTTGTGGACTCTAGTAACGATGTGCATTAGTAATAACATTGACATTATGTAGGACAAGCAAGAAGTTGTGATCGAAAAGGTCATACGTAATAAGCGCAAATGTATCACTGTTGTCAAAGGACTTGAACTATTTGGTGAGTAATatgcttttccttcttctacATTCATTGTTGGTGGCTGATGATTCATCATTTAGGTTGAGTTTGTCAGTCAATTTACTGTGTGTTTCATCTCAGGCATTAAACTGAGTGATGCTTCGAAAAAGTTAGGAAAGAAGTTTGCAACTGGAGCATCAGTTGTTAAGGTTAGTGAAATTGCATGAATTGGCACTTTGATGCTTCTATTAATTCTCTGAAGGACTTACTAATCGGTGGTCATTTTAGGGACCGACTGACAAGGAGCAAATTGATGTTCAAGGAGACATATCCCTTGATATTGTGGAGTTCCTCACAGACACCTGGCCTGATGTAATTCTCTTTGACTATTATCTTTGTTATATACCACagcttttttttccccttttcggGTCAAGCCACAGCTTGAAGCTATTTCTGAGGAATATAgttattttttgccttttgtccCTCTTTTCTGGAATCAACGAAAGCACGATATCATAAACATAAAGGTCAGGAATGATCATCAAACTAACGGCTGGTGGTTAGAGAGTTTAATTTTGCGTAAGCCACTCCTGGTTCTGTTAATTTGAGAGCCGTGAGAGAGGTAGATTAAATTGCTGGTGATACTCCTGGTTATTTGAGCTAGTTAAATCAGCCTGTCTGCTCTTAGCTTCACAATTTGCAACTTATATACCTCCACTGGTTTTGTTGATCTCTTGATTATGAAAGCAAACTGGCTGTATGTCTTTATTACATGCTTGTCACATGGCGACAACATTTGCCTTTTGCCACCTTCCAACAATCCATGAAGCTTTGATTAGGCATATTAGCTTACAACTGATATTGGCCCTGTTTTTCCGTGAAATATAGGTGCCCGAGGCTGCTATTTACTTCATTGAAGATGGAAAGAAGGTCCCAGTGGTTTGAGTTGAGGTTGTTCTCCGAAGTGATCCGGTTGGTTTTGTGATACGAACACAAACCGGAGAACCGCTGTGCTTGTGATTGGAGCATCTATGATGAGCGGCCACAGCTAATTTTAAGGAAGAACTCTGTGCTGGAGATGTTGAATATTTATGCTTGTCAATTCTCCGGCGGCATTTGAACACGTCATACTTATAGTTCCGCAGTGTTATTTTGGGTTACATATATATGAAAAGCATGAGTTTCTTATTTTACCTTTAATGCACCATATGATCTTGTGCCGGTACTCACTACTCAGCTGACTTATTGAAGGGACGTTTTTGTTTCCCACGCTCGAGGAGTTGAGCCGTTCTCTGCTGGTTCTTGGTAAAGtccgagatccgattcgtgggTACTGTACATAAATTGCAGATCATCATCTTATTATCTTGTGCTTTGCCTCGATATTTCTTAACATATGGACTTGCTAGTTAGTAGCATCGACTTGGCAAGTATGTAACATGATGGCACATCATTAAATTGATGTCTCTGTGCTCTGCATAGTTAGGAGAACAGACTGGGCTATGGACCAGCCGATCTATGTGAGCAGTTGCAGCGTCGTTATTCAATACTATAGCATGATCTGTGTCAGATTATAGTGTGTCCTAGGCAATTTGGGAATGAAATGCAGATGGCTTGGTTGATGCCAAATCCGGGCCAATAATTGTGGTTGATCTTGTTCTGTCCGTCTGTTTTGGGTGAATTTCGGCTGCTCTTACTGACCAAAAACCTTCTGAATATCTCTCGATATGGCTAGTAGTCTAGTGCTTGTTGGTTTCATAATCGAGATGACAACACTCTGAATGGATACGGTAGCAAAAAAATCCTTCACCCGCCTCGAAGCTCGTCAGCCTT
This genomic stretch from Eucalyptus grandis isolate ANBG69807.140 chromosome 3, ASM1654582v1, whole genome shotgun sequence harbors:
- the LOC104436308 gene encoding translation machinery-associated protein 22, which translates into the protein MAEKPQPVKVLYCAACSLPAEYCEFGPDFEKCKPWLVKNAPELYPDLLKEEEADKVSEQLQSVGISSGGGRDGATASTAPTGNSSSNKPEEVKRLPGGKVKKKDKQEVVIEKVIRNKRKCITVVKGLELFGIKLSDASKKLGKKFATGASVVKGPTDKEQIDVQGDISLDIVEFLTDTWPDVPEAAIYFIEDGKKVPVV